From a region of the Leucoraja erinacea ecotype New England chromosome 6, Leri_hhj_1, whole genome shotgun sequence genome:
- the tex30 gene encoding testis-expressed protein 30 isoform X1, with product MKVENGDLDLGRSLKEAAAVVKLKIPFERKYLDAIYTIPNVSFTHGVILNHGASGDMNFHQLVSLTEFLASNGILCLRFTCKGPNLVYRIRAYRAVVEYLKSSKEYKVKSWFLGGRSMGSRAAACIVKQCKDTGDEAFVQGLICLSFPLHPAKQHSKLRSEDLLHVRHPILLVSGSADEMCDKNLLESILKKIPVATRVYWVEGAGHAMEVKGQITENIMAEINAEVLSWIKKIL from the exons ATGAAGGTAGAGAACGGAGATTTGGACCTTGGGAGAAGTTTGAAGGAGGCGGCTGCTGTT GTTAAATTGAAAATACCATTTGAAAGAAAATATCTGGATGCCATCTACACAATTCCAAATGTTAGTTTCACACATGGAGTGATCCTTAATCATGGTGCAAGTGGAGACATGAACTTCCATCAGCTGGTATCCTTGACAGAATTTCTTGCATCTAATGGGATACTGTGCCTTAGGTTCACTTGCAAAGGCCCCAATTTGGTCTATAGAATCAGAGCTTATAGGGCGGTTGTG GAATATTTAAAATCTTCAAAAGAATATAAAGTGAAAAGCTGGTTTCTTGGGG GTCGTTCCATGGggtctagagctgctgcctgtattGTTAAACAATGCAAGGATACCGGAGATGAAGCATTTGTGCAAGGTCTCATTTGTCTGTCCTTTCCTCTGCACCCTGCAAAGCAACACAGTAAACTACGATCAGAGGATCTGCTTCATGTACGCCATCCAATCCTTCTGGTTTCTGGATCAGCAGATGAAATGTGTGACAAG AATTTATTGGAAAGCATATTGAAGAAAATTCCAGTGGCTACCAGAGTATACTGGGTCGAAGGAGCTGGCCATGCAATGGAAGTTAAAGGACAAATAACAGAAAACATCATGGCTGAGATCAATGCTGAAGTCCTTTCATGGATTAAGAAAATTCTTTAA
- the tex30 gene encoding testis-expressed protein 30 isoform X2 yields the protein MAEVKVLCSYETVKLKIPFERKYLDAIYTIPNVSFTHGVILNHGASGDMNFHQLVSLTEFLASNGILCLRFTCKGPNLVYRIRAYRAVVEYLKSSKEYKVKSWFLGGRSMGSRAAACIVKQCKDTGDEAFVQGLICLSFPLHPAKQHSKLRSEDLLHVRHPILLVSGSADEMCDKNLLESILKKIPVATRVYWVEGAGHAMEVKGQITENIMAEINAEVLSWIKKIL from the exons ATGGCGGAGGTTAAGGTTTTGTGCTCGTACGAAACG GTTAAATTGAAAATACCATTTGAAAGAAAATATCTGGATGCCATCTACACAATTCCAAATGTTAGTTTCACACATGGAGTGATCCTTAATCATGGTGCAAGTGGAGACATGAACTTCCATCAGCTGGTATCCTTGACAGAATTTCTTGCATCTAATGGGATACTGTGCCTTAGGTTCACTTGCAAAGGCCCCAATTTGGTCTATAGAATCAGAGCTTATAGGGCGGTTGTG GAATATTTAAAATCTTCAAAAGAATATAAAGTGAAAAGCTGGTTTCTTGGGG GTCGTTCCATGGggtctagagctgctgcctgtattGTTAAACAATGCAAGGATACCGGAGATGAAGCATTTGTGCAAGGTCTCATTTGTCTGTCCTTTCCTCTGCACCCTGCAAAGCAACACAGTAAACTACGATCAGAGGATCTGCTTCATGTACGCCATCCAATCCTTCTGGTTTCTGGATCAGCAGATGAAATGTGTGACAAG AATTTATTGGAAAGCATATTGAAGAAAATTCCAGTGGCTACCAGAGTATACTGGGTCGAAGGAGCTGGCCATGCAATGGAAGTTAAAGGACAAATAACAGAAAACATCATGGCTGAGATCAATGCTGAAGTCCTTTCATGGATTAAGAAAATTCTTTAA
- the tex30 gene encoding testis-expressed protein 30 isoform X3 produces the protein MNFHQLVSLTEFLASNGILCLRFTCKGPNLVYRIRAYRAVVEYLKSSKEYKVKSWFLGGRSMGSRAAACIVKQCKDTGDEAFVQGLICLSFPLHPAKQHSKLRSEDLLHVRHPILLVSGSADEMCDKNLLESILKKIPVATRVYWVEGAGHAMEVKGQITENIMAEINAEVLSWIKKIL, from the exons ATGAACTTCCATCAGCTGGTATCCTTGACAGAATTTCTTGCATCTAATGGGATACTGTGCCTTAGGTTCACTTGCAAAGGCCCCAATTTGGTCTATAGAATCAGAGCTTATAGGGCGGTTGTG GAATATTTAAAATCTTCAAAAGAATATAAAGTGAAAAGCTGGTTTCTTGGGG GTCGTTCCATGGggtctagagctgctgcctgtattGTTAAACAATGCAAGGATACCGGAGATGAAGCATTTGTGCAAGGTCTCATTTGTCTGTCCTTTCCTCTGCACCCTGCAAAGCAACACAGTAAACTACGATCAGAGGATCTGCTTCATGTACGCCATCCAATCCTTCTGGTTTCTGGATCAGCAGATGAAATGTGTGACAAG AATTTATTGGAAAGCATATTGAAGAAAATTCCAGTGGCTACCAGAGTATACTGGGTCGAAGGAGCTGGCCATGCAATGGAAGTTAAAGGACAAATAACAGAAAACATCATGGCTGAGATCAATGCTGAAGTCCTTTCATGGATTAAGAAAATTCTTTAA